GGCCCGACGAGTTCGCTGCGTTCGCCGACGACACCCGCGAGGACCTGAAGCTCCGGTACGGCGGCGCCATGGTCGCCGACATCAATCAGGTGCTCTCCTACGGCGGCGTCTTCTCCTATCCCGCCCTGGAGGACCGCCCGCGGGGGAAGCTCCGGATCCAGTTCGAGGGCCAGCCGATGGGGTACGTCGTCGAGGCCGCCGGCGGCCGCTCCTCCGACGGCGAGCGGTCGCTGCTCGACGTCGGAACCACCGGCCTCCACCAGCGCACGCCGATCCACCTCGGCGACGAGGACCTGATCGACCGGCTCGAAGCGCACCTCGACTGATCGACGGGCTACCGTCGCCGACTCCGATACATCGCCGGACTCCGTCGCCGAGTTTGCACAAATACCGCCGTTTCACCGCACGAAAGAATGGGTAGTTTTTTTTGACTGATACGTTCGATACGCCGCCTGGACCACGCGACACCGGGGTGGGGGCCACGGTGGCTGTGGTCCGCGACACATGGACGTGCACGACGACGGGGAGCCGTACCAGTGGGTGGAGGGTTCCCTGCACGAGTGGGTGGACTCGCTCGGCATCGACGCGACCGCGGTCGAGTGCCAACTGTGGCTGCTCGCCGCGGTGGCGTTCGTCGCCGACGTACAGTTTACGCACGCCGGACTCCAGCACGGCCTCACCGAGGGCAACCCCCTCATGCGCTGGGCCATCGGTGTGGGTGGCATCACCGCGCTCGCCCTCGCGAAGGGGGCCGTGCTCGGCATCGCCGCGCTCGTACGCGCAGCGTTCCCGCGCTACGGGCCGGTCGTCCCCCTCGGCGTGGCGGTCCCGTGGCTCGCGGCGGTCGACATCAACGCCGCGCTCCTGGTCTG
This genomic interval from Halomicrobium urmianum contains the following:
- a CDS encoding DUF5658 family protein; this translates as MDVHDDGEPYQWVEGSLHEWVDSLGIDATAVECQLWLLAAVAFVADVQFTHAGLQHGLTEGNPLMRWAIGVGGITALALAKGAVLGIAALVRAAFPRYGPVVPLGVAVPWLAAVDINAALLV